A single window of Synechococcus sp. C9 DNA harbors:
- a CDS encoding 6-carboxytetrahydropterin synthase — protein MRCIINRRAQFSASHCYYVPQWSEAENFRRFGKGSLFPGHGHNYVLSVAMVGEIDECGMVLNLSEVKHVIRREVTEPLDNSFLNRVWPEFAQTLPTTEFIAYAIWQRLSPHLPLACIQLYEHPQLWAEYQGDAMNAYLTVGTHFSAAHRLARVDFSETENYATYGKCARPHGHGHNYHLEVTVRGDIDPVTGMVVDLVALQGVLEREVVEPLDHTFLNQDIPYFLEVVPTAEHIALYIMQVLQEPVRRLGAELHKVKLVESPNNSCEIYADDVLTANPSTPLAVAASR, from the coding sequence ATGCGCTGTATCATCAACCGGCGGGCCCAGTTTTCAGCCAGCCATTGTTATTACGTTCCCCAGTGGTCGGAGGCAGAAAATTTCCGGCGATTTGGCAAGGGGAGCCTGTTTCCCGGTCACGGTCACAATTACGTTTTATCCGTGGCGATGGTGGGGGAAATTGATGAATGCGGCATGGTTTTGAATCTCTCGGAGGTGAAACACGTCATCCGGCGGGAGGTGACTGAACCCCTGGACAACAGTTTTTTGAATCGGGTCTGGCCGGAATTTGCCCAGACATTGCCCACGACGGAATTTATTGCCTACGCCATTTGGCAACGCCTGTCCCCCCATTTGCCGCTGGCGTGCATTCAGTTGTACGAACACCCTCAACTCTGGGCTGAATACCAAGGAGACGCTATGAACGCCTATTTAACGGTTGGAACCCATTTCAGTGCCGCCCATCGGCTCGCTCGGGTGGATTTTTCGGAGACGGAAAACTACGCCACCTATGGCAAATGCGCCCGACCCCACGGCCACGGGCATAACTACCATCTGGAGGTGACGGTGCGGGGGGACATTGACCCGGTGACGGGCATGGTCGTGGATTTGGTCGCCCTGCAAGGGGTTTTGGAGCGGGAGGTGGTTGAACCTTTAGACCATACCTTTTTGAACCAGGATATTCCCTACTTTTTGGAGGTGGTGCCGACGGCGGAACACATTGCGCTGTACATCATGCAGGTATTACAGGAGCCAGTACGGCGGTTGGGAGCCGAATTACATAAGGTGAAGTTGGTGGAAAGCCCCAACAATTCCTGCGAAATTTATGCGGACGATGTACTCACCGCAAACCCAAGCACTCCTTTAGCGGTGGCGGCCAGCCGATGA
- a CDS encoding bifunctional sterol desaturase/short chain dehydrogenase, translating to MDWLTFGVTACGSLILTEIVRDSYHALCHHIPALERWHNRHHAAYRRDLSLVSLAAFRRSQLYHDITESIILLVVLLTIALLTGALGVWVGVGYAGLFLAGATRRYVWAVADTDYNHQPGPLQEPPTAWWVNRTYHWRHHFDNVNAYYSGVFPLVDKVLGTGLSLQGKKVGVTGAGGALGQALCGELQRAGAQVTALTTHPEGFTAQSPMRVIGWQIGRELELVPLLETLDILIINHGVNVYGRRDFAAIETALSVNALSVLKLMELFLDTVTGAEAKATKELWINTSEAEVSPALSPLYELSKRLIGNLITLKRLDNVCVIRKLILGPFKSQLNPYGVMSPQWVAKGIIALAKRDFRNIIITINPLTYIFFPLKEFVTSLYYRCFSRGSKIA from the coding sequence GTGGACTGGCTGACTTTTGGGGTAACCGCCTGTGGTTCCTTAATTTTGACGGAAATCGTGCGGGATAGCTATCATGCCCTGTGCCACCACATCCCTGCCCTGGAACGCTGGCACAATCGCCATCATGCCGCCTACCGCCGGGACTTGTCCTTGGTTTCCCTAGCCGCATTTCGCCGCTCCCAACTGTACCATGACATTACAGAATCTATTATTTTGCTGGTTGTTTTACTGACGATTGCATTACTTACTGGGGCATTGGGGGTTTGGGTGGGGGTGGGGTATGCGGGTTTGTTTTTGGCGGGGGCGACCCGTCGGTATGTGTGGGCGGTGGCGGATACGGATTACAACCATCAGCCGGGGCCCTTGCAGGAACCCCCGACCGCTTGGTGGGTGAATCGCACCTATCATTGGCGGCACCATTTTGATAATGTGAATGCCTATTACAGTGGCGTGTTTCCCCTGGTGGACAAGGTGTTGGGCACGGGATTGTCGTTGCAGGGCAAAAAAGTGGGGGTAACGGGGGCAGGTGGGGCGTTGGGGCAAGCCCTGTGTGGGGAATTGCAACGGGCGGGGGCGCAGGTGACGGCTTTGACCACCCATCCAGAAGGGTTTACAGCACAATCGCCAATGCGGGTCATTGGTTGGCAAATTGGGCGGGAATTAGAATTAGTGCCCCTGTTAGAAACCCTTGATATTTTAATCATTAATCATGGGGTGAATGTGTATGGTCGGCGGGATTTTGCGGCGATAGAAACAGCGTTATCGGTAAATGCGTTGTCGGTGTTGAAACTGATGGAATTATTTTTGGATACGGTCACGGGTGCAGAGGCGAAAGCTACTAAGGAATTGTGGATCAATACTTCAGAAGCAGAAGTTTCCCCGGCGTTGAGTCCCCTTTATGAACTCAGTAAACGGTTGATCGGCAATCTCATTACCCTGAAACGCTTGGATAATGTCTGTGTGATTCGTAAGTTAATTTTAGGGCCTTTTAAGAGCCAACTGAATCCCTATGGCGTGATGTCCCCCCAATGGGTTGCCAAGGGAATTATTGCCCTAGCAAAACGGGATTTTCGTAACATTATTATCACAATTAATCCCTTAACCTATATCTTTTTCCCGTTGAAAGAGTTCGTAACTTCCCTCTACTATCGTTGCTTCAGTCGGGGGTCAAAAATAGCATGA